The sequence below is a genomic window from Actinokineospora baliensis.
TCCGCGGTGACCCCGCCGACCAGCGCGCCCTCGGAGTCGACGGCGATCCCGGTGCCGGACGGGGAGCTGAGCGCGGAGTCGAGCGCGGCGCGCAGCGAGCCTGCCGACGCGGAGTCGGCGACGTAGAGGGAACCGCCCTCGACGAGGTCGGTCGAGCGGACCTCACCTTCCACAGTGGACTTCGCGGACAGCCAGCCGAGCGGCCTTCGCTTGTCGTCCACCACAACCGTCCACCCGGCCACCGCCCGCGCGGGCTCGCCCAGCGCGAGGGTGGGCAGCTCGGCGATCTCGACGCCGTGCGCGGAAAGGAAACCCAGCGCGCGGTAACCGCGGTCGCGGCCGACGAAACCGGCCACGAAGTCGTCCACCGGCTTGGCCAGCAGCGTCGCCGGGGTGTCGTACTGGGCGAGCGCACCGCCCACGCGCAGCACGGCCACCTTGTCGCCGAGCTTGATCGCCTCGTCGATGTCGTGGGTGACGAACACGATCGTCTTGCCGAGCTCGGACTGCAGGCGCAGCAACTCCTCCTGCAGGTCGTCGCGCACCACCGGGTCGACGGCGCTGAACGGCTCGTCCATCAGCAGCACCGGCGGGTCGGCGGCGAGCGCGCGGGCGACCCCCACCCGCTGCTGCTGGCCGCCGGAGAGCTGCGCGGGGTAGCGCCCGGCCAGCTCGCGCGGCAACCCGACGGTGTCGAGCAGCTCCTCGGCGCGGCGGCGGGCGGCGGACTTCTTGGTGCCCAGCAACATCGGGACGGTGGCGACGTTGTCCAGGACGGTGCGGTGCGGGAACAGGCCCGCGTTCTGGATGACGTAGCCGATGCCGCGGCGCAGGGTGGCCGGGCGCTGCGAGCGGATGTCGACGCCGTTGAGCAGGATCGTGCCGGAGGTGGCCTCGACCATCCGGTTGATCATGCGCAGCGAGGTGGTCTTGCCGCAGCCGGACGGGCCGACCAGGACGGTGATCCTGCCGTCGTCGATGGTGAGGTCGAGGTTGTCCACCGCCACCGTGCCGTCGTCGTAGCGCTTGGTCACGGATTGGAACTCGATCACACGGGACCCCTCGGTCGGCACGGCCCCTAGCCAGCCGTGGACCGGTCGACCTTAACTCGAACGGCTGACACGGGCAGGCTGTTTCACGATGTGGCTGCTGACCGGCGGCCGGGTCCCGGCGCTCTTGGCGGTTCTCCTACGCTCATCTGCTTGTGGCCGACTCCGCGTCCAGTTACCTCACCGCCCTGGGCGTGCACGCCCGTCCACTGCGCACCGTGCTCGACCTGCTCTGTTCGGGCTGGCACGGCCTCGACGAGCTGGTCAGGACCACCGCGGTGCCGAGGCGGACGGTGCAGGAGCTGATCTCCGCGCTCGGCGCGGACGCCGAAAACGAGGCGGGCTCATGGCGGGTGGCGCCGTCCAGGGTGGACGACTACCTGGCGTTGACCGCGCCCCGACCGGACCGCCCGGACGGGGAATTGACCGCCACGTACGAGGCGTATCTCACCGATGTGCCCACCCCCTCACGTGCCCTGGACCACGTCCAGGCCGACGCCGCGACCATGCTGCGGCGGGCCCGCTGGCTGGACCAGACCTACGACCTCGCGGGCGCCAGGCTGCTGTGCGTCGGCGACCACGACCTGACCGCGCTGGCGGTGTGCACGCTGCGCCCCGAGCTGTCGGCAACCGTGGTCGACGTCGACGAGCGGCTGCTGGAGTACGTCGACCGCACCGCGCGCGCCCGTGGTCTGGACATCCGCTGCCGCTACGCCGACTTCCGGCTCGCCCTGCCGCCGTCAGTGGTCGGCACAGCGGACCTGGTCTTCACCGATCCGCCGTACACCCCGGAAGGCATGCGGCTGTTCCTGGCCAGGGCCATCGAGTCCCTGCGCGACCCCGAGGGCCGCGCGATCGTGGCCTACGGGTACAGCTCGCGCACGCCCGCGCTGGGGTTGAAGGTCCAGCAGGAGATCCAGCGGCTGGGGCTGGTGTTCGAGGCCGTGCTGCCCGCGTTCAACCGCTACCACGGCGCCCAAGCCGTCGGCAGCGCGAGCGATTTGTACGTGCTGCAGCAGACTTCCCGCTCCTCGCGCCTGGCCGAAGCCGCCGTCCGCGACCTGCTGTCGGGCATCTACACCCACGGCCCGCAATCCATCGAAGCGGCCGCCACCCCCGCCGAAGCCATCGCCGAACTCGTCCGCCTCACCTCCGCCACCCCCACCGCCCCGGCGTGGACGGACCCGGTGCGCGCCAACGGCCCCGTCGCCTACGACCTGACCGCCGACCCCGGCTCCTGGCTGGCCCGAGTCCTCCTGGCCGGTCCCCCCACCGTCCTGGGCGCCCTGGTCCCCAACAACCACCCGGACATCGTCGACCAGCGCTCACAGCAGGCGTTGTCAGACCTGGTGCGCGACAAGTACACCCTGACCTACCACCGAAGCCTGGCCACCGGCCGCCACGCCGTGGTTCTAGCGTCCCCTGTGGACACATCGAGCGTCCGCACCACCCTCCTGTCGCGCGTCCACGGCAAACTGGCCAACATCTGGCGCGAAGCCCTGATCGCCGATTCCAAGGGCACCCTCACCAAACGCGAAGCCCGAGACCGCGTAACCACCCTCCTCCCCACCCCCGACGACGCCGACGAGCGCCTGATCGACCTACCCCTACACCGAATCCGAGCCATCCTCGCCGCAGCCGACTAAGCCGCC
It includes:
- a CDS encoding ABC transporter ATP-binding protein, translating into MIEFQSVTKRYDDGTVAVDNLDLTIDDGRITVLVGPSGCGKTTSLRMINRMVEATSGTILLNGVDIRSQRPATLRRGIGYVIQNAGLFPHRTVLDNVATVPMLLGTKKSAARRRAEELLDTVGLPRELAGRYPAQLSGGQQQRVGVARALAADPPVLLMDEPFSAVDPVVRDDLQEELLRLQSELGKTIVFVTHDIDEAIKLGDKVAVLRVGGALAQYDTPATLLAKPVDDFVAGFVGRDRGYRALGFLSAHGVEIAELPTLALGEPARAVAGWTVVVDDKRRPLGWLSAKSTVEGEVRSTDLVEGGSLYVADSASAGSLRAALDSALSSPSGTGIAVDSEGALVGGVTAEAVLKVLDAARRSGGVPS
- a CDS encoding bis-aminopropyl spermidine synthase family protein, giving the protein MADSASSYLTALGVHARPLRTVLDLLCSGWHGLDELVRTTAVPRRTVQELISALGADAENEAGSWRVAPSRVDDYLALTAPRPDRPDGELTATYEAYLTDVPTPSRALDHVQADAATMLRRARWLDQTYDLAGARLLCVGDHDLTALAVCTLRPELSATVVDVDERLLEYVDRTARARGLDIRCRYADFRLALPPSVVGTADLVFTDPPYTPEGMRLFLARAIESLRDPEGRAIVAYGYSSRTPALGLKVQQEIQRLGLVFEAVLPAFNRYHGAQAVGSASDLYVLQQTSRSSRLAEAAVRDLLSGIYTHGPQSIEAAATPAEAIAELVRLTSATPTAPAWTDPVRANGPVAYDLTADPGSWLARVLLAGPPTVLGALVPNNHPDIVDQRSQQALSDLVRDKYTLTYHRSLATGRHAVVLASPVDTSSVRTTLLSRVHGKLANIWREALIADSKGTLTKREARDRVTTLLPTPDDADERLIDLPLHRIRAILAAAD